The DNA sequence TATTTTGCATCGCAAACACCGTCCCAATCACGGCATAAAAAGGGTTACTAATTAAAAAGGTATTTCCGAGACAGGCGGTGATGACAACGGCTATTCCTGTTTTTAGTGTTCTCATTCCAACATGTTGCTTAATATCCATCTCATGTCCCCCTAAATCTCTAAAAAGTTTGAACTTTGCTACCTTATAATATAGCATGTGTCTTGCGGTTCGACAAGAGACATTTAATGGCCTTTTTGTTCATATTTTCATTCAAGGTTTTCTTATAAAAATAGGACATTTGTGAAAACTATCAATGAATGTTTTAATCAAAAGGAGGATTTGTTAAATGACTAGCCCATGCAGTCAGTTTCCCAAAACCGCAAAACCACAAACTCAAACGAAACAACCAGGGATTGAATCACAAATGGATCCCAAACCGATCTATGATCATCCTGAATATAATAATGGTTCTGGACGGTTAAAAAATAAAGTGGCGATTATTACAGGTGGCGACTCCGGAATCGGGCGTGCTGTTGCGCTTGCTTTTGCCAAAGAGGGAGCAAAAGTGGTTGTTGTTTATTATGATGAGACAGAAGATGCGAATGAAACTAAACAAGCTATTGAGCAGGCGCACGGTGAATGCTTATTAATTCAAGGTGATCTGACGAATCCAAGCTTCGCACAGGACATTGTCAATCAAACATTAGCAAAATTTAATCAAATTAATATTTTAGTAAACAACGCCGCTGTTCAATATCCACAAAATGAAATCACTCAAATTAAAGATGAAGACCTTCATAAAACATTTGCGGTCAACTATTTCGGAACCTTCTATTTAACGCGTGCTGTGGTGCCGCATTTAACTGAAGGAGATAGCATCATTAACACAACATCAGTCACTGCTTATGAAGGAAATGAAACGTTATTGGATTATTCATCTACAAAAGGAGCCTTAACAGCCTTCACTCGTTCACTGGCTTCTAATTTAGCTAAAAAAGGGATTCGCGTGAATGCAGTGGCACCAGGTCCCATTTGGACACCACTTATTCCAGCGTCATTTGATGCTCAAAAAGTGTCTCAACATGGAGCGAATGTGCCAATGAAACGTATGGGACATCCCGTAGAATTAGCAGGTGCTTACGTGTTGCTAGCTTCTAATGAAGGATCTTATATGTCTGGTATTACCATCCATGTCAATGGTGGAACGATTATTAACTGTTAAAAAGAGATAGCATTTGCTATCTTTTTTATATTTCCGAACATTCGTTCTAAGATTATCCAGACGGTGGCAAAATGGCACCTGACCTGATTAAGCGTTATCATTGCATGAAAATAAGTCATTTATTACTCATTTAGCAAAAAATACACGTAGCTGAGTCTATTTTTCTCACCGTTCGAATAAGGAGCGAACAAATGTTTGCGTTAATTATTTTGTTTTTTAGTTCTTTCTAAGACAATCAGTTCGTAAACTATCTTATAAGTTAGCTGAATAGGTGATAACCATGTGTGGATTAGTTGTCTTGATGAAAAATAAAACAACGATTGAGGATCTCCAATTCATGCAGTATGCTTTACAACAAATAAAGCACCGTGGACCAGACGATGAACAATTATATGTATCTGAACAACTTATTTTAGGATTCAATCGTTTAAGTATTATTGATTTAGAAGGTGGATCACAGCCTTTTCATTCAAGTGATAAGACGTGCCACCTTGTGTTTAATGGAGAAATCTATAATTATTTAGAACTTCGCACTCAACTTGAGAAATTAGGATTCAGTTTTGAAACTTCTTGTGAGTCGGAAGTGATTGTGACTCTTTATCAGTTATTAGGGTTAGAATTCATGTCTCAACTGCGAGGGATGTTCTCCCTTGTGCTATACGATGAAATAACACAAGAATTAATTGCTGTTCGAGATCGGTTTGGGATTAAACCATTGTATTATTACCACTTTGACGATGGAATCTTCCTAACATCGGAACTTAAAGTGTTTAAATCCATATACGATAAAGAACAGTTTCTCGATTTTAAAGCACTCCAGCATTACTTTACCTTTCAATACATTCCCGAGCCTGATACATGCCTCATAGATATTAAAGCACTTGAAGCAGGGACTTATTTAACTTATTCACTTGAGAAAGGACTAAGGATAAAGACGTATGCCACAGTAGAATTATTACCGACTAAAAAAACGTCCTATGTCTTAAAGGAAGAACTCCAGCAAGCCATTGTCTCTTCCGTCAAATCTCACCTACAAAGTGAGGTAGAAGTTGGCTGTTTTTTATCAGGGGGAATAGACTCCACCATCTTGACAACATGTGCTAAAGCGTTTAAAGAGGATTTAAAAGCTTTTACAATTGGTTTTGAAGAAGCAGGTTATAGCGAAATCAATGAGGCTATAAAAACAGCAGAGAAATTAAAGCTAGATTTAACAACAAAAACGTTAAATGCTCATGAATTTATGAAGGAAGCTAGGCAAGCCATTGAGTTTTTAGATAGCCCCGTTGCTGATCCCTCAAGTGTTGCCATTTATAGCATCGCGAGAGAAGCAAGAAAACATGTCAAAGTCATCTTATCCGGAGAGGGAGCCGATGAGCTTTTCGGTGGCTATCGAATTTATCGAGAAGTAGATGCCTTAAAACTGTTTCACCCGATTCCTCAACCGATGAAACAAATACTTCTATGGGTGGCGAACCATTTGCCGAATATCAAAGGGAAAAACTTTATCAGACGCGGCTGTATTCCGTTAAGAGATCGATATGTTGGGAACGCCTTCGTCTTTAACGAGCAAGAAAAAGATCAGCTCCTATCCTTTTATCATCCGTCTCATCCCTTTACGGAGATTACCCATCCGATCTATGATCAAATCAAGAATCTCGATCCACTAACACAAATGCAAATGATTGATTTAAAAACGTGGCTTCGTGGTGATCTCTTAGTGAAGTCAGATCGACTAACGATGGCACATGCTTTAGAGCTTCGGGTACCCTTTTTAGATCAACAGGTACTCGAACTAGCGAAATATTTAACACATCGTGAAAAAATAGAGGGGGTTCAAACAAAAATTTTATTACGAGAAGCTTTTGAAGGCTTTATCCCAGCTCATGTCCTTGAGGCTCCGAAAAAAGGCTATCCGGTCCCTTTAAAAAAATGGTTTAAAAACGAACTTTTCGACGAAGCACGGGACATCATTTTAGCGCCAAGTTGTGAGCATCTCATCAATCAACAGGTGGCTCTTTCCTATTTAGAAGCCCATGCTAAAGGAAGAGGGGATCATAGTCGTAAAATTTGGACCTTAATGACCTTTATTTTATGGTATGAATCATGGGTCAAGTAAGAAAATCTTGTATAAACTAAAGAAATGTATGCTATAATAGAGAAACTACTTTGTCTTATACCACTTTTGGAGGATCAAATGAAACCAAACTATTATTTCATTACATTTCTTTTTTTTATTTTAATCATTTCCATGCTAAATTTTTTAGTTGAACTGAATGCTTATACGCCAAATCATGCTGAAAATTCTATTTCAGTGATGAAACAAGCAACTGAAGACTTTAAAGTCGTAGATTATCCTATTAGTCTTATCACGTTAGAAGAGCGTTGTGTCGATGAGCAGAATCAACAAGTCAAGTGCCATCAGCTTCAAGATATTCAAAATGGAGATATTTTAATCACCAAATCTAATCATACACT is a window from the Turicibacter bilis genome containing:
- the asnB gene encoding asparagine synthase (glutamine-hydrolyzing), with the protein product MCGLVVLMKNKTTIEDLQFMQYALQQIKHRGPDDEQLYVSEQLILGFNRLSIIDLEGGSQPFHSSDKTCHLVFNGEIYNYLELRTQLEKLGFSFETSCESEVIVTLYQLLGLEFMSQLRGMFSLVLYDEITQELIAVRDRFGIKPLYYYHFDDGIFLTSELKVFKSIYDKEQFLDFKALQHYFTFQYIPEPDTCLIDIKALEAGTYLTYSLEKGLRIKTYATVELLPTKKTSYVLKEELQQAIVSSVKSHLQSEVEVGCFLSGGIDSTILTTCAKAFKEDLKAFTIGFEEAGYSEINEAIKTAEKLKLDLTTKTLNAHEFMKEARQAIEFLDSPVADPSSVAIYSIAREARKHVKVILSGEGADELFGGYRIYREVDALKLFHPIPQPMKQILLWVANHLPNIKGKNFIRRGCIPLRDRYVGNAFVFNEQEKDQLLSFYHPSHPFTEITHPIYDQIKNLDPLTQMQMIDLKTWLRGDLLVKSDRLTMAHALELRVPFLDQQVLELAKYLTHREKIEGVQTKILLREAFEGFIPAHVLEAPKKGYPVPLKKWFKNELFDEARDIILAPSCEHLINQQVALSYLEAHAKGRGDHSRKIWTLMTFILWYESWVK
- a CDS encoding SDR family oxidoreductase, with amino-acid sequence MTSPCSQFPKTAKPQTQTKQPGIESQMDPKPIYDHPEYNNGSGRLKNKVAIITGGDSGIGRAVALAFAKEGAKVVVVYYDETEDANETKQAIEQAHGECLLIQGDLTNPSFAQDIVNQTLAKFNQINILVNNAAVQYPQNEITQIKDEDLHKTFAVNYFGTFYLTRAVVPHLTEGDSIINTTSVTAYEGNETLLDYSSTKGALTAFTRSLASNLAKKGIRVNAVAPGPIWTPLIPASFDAQKVSQHGANVPMKRMGHPVELAGAYVLLASNEGSYMSGITIHVNGGTIINC